The genomic stretch GCCGTGGAGACGGCGACGGGCCAGGTCATCTTGGGCGACGTGATCACCGCGATCGACGGAGAAGAAGTGGAGACTGCCGACGACTTGATGACCATTCTCGATCGCCACAAGGTCGGGGACCGGGTCACCGTCGAATACGTGCGCGGCGACGCCAAGCGCCAGGCGGTGGTCACGCTGCAGGAGATCGAGTGATCGGGGCCGGCGGGTGAGCGCCCGGCCGGCGGTGGCCGTGCTCGGGCTGGGGATCATGGGCGGGCCCATGGCCCGCAACCTGCTGCGCGCCGGCCACCGGCTCACCGTCTGGAATCGCACCCCTTCCAAGGCCGCGACGCTGGTCCCGGAAGGCGCGACCCTGGCGTCCTCTCCGCGGGAGGCGGCGCGCGACGCCGAGATCACCATCGTGATGGTGGCCGATCCGCCCGCCCTCGATGCGGTCCTCGGCGGACCGGACGGGGTTTGGGAGGGGCTGCGCCCCGAAACGATCCTGGTGAACATGGGAACCCAGGCCGTCGCGCAGATCGAGGGGATCGCCCGGCAGGCGGAACGCGCTCACGTCGGATTTCTCGACTCTCCGGTGACGGGAAGCCGGAGCGGCGCCGTCGACGGGACGCTGACCTTGCTGGTCGGCGGGGACGCCGCCGTCCTGGAGAAGGCCCGCGGCGTCCTGACGGCGGTCGGCCGGACGATTCTTCACGTAGGGCGCTGCGGCGACGGGACGCGCGCCAAGCTCGTTCTGAACCTGATCCAGGCGGGCATGCTCGCCGTCTTCTCGGAGGGGCTGGCGCTCGGCAAGCGCCTC from Candidatus Polarisedimenticolia bacterium encodes the following:
- a CDS encoding NAD(P)-dependent oxidoreductase yields the protein MSARPAVAVLGLGIMGGPMARNLLRAGHRLTVWNRTPSKAATLVPEGATLASSPREAARDAEITIVMVADPPALDAVLGGPDGVWEGLRPETILVNMGTQAVAQIEGIARQAERAHVGFLDSPVTGSRSGAVDGTLTLLVGGDAAVLEKARGVLTAVGRTILHVGRCGDGTRAKLVLNLIQAGMLAVFSEGLALGKRLGLSPDTILEVLQHSAGNAALFRYKGSFLMRRDFSANFSLKLMHKDLRLILDEAAGLGAELPTSRVVGDLFSDAMAGGYGEEDFISIARIVERRAGTKIES